From a region of the Candidatus Melainabacteria bacterium RIFOXYA2_FULL_32_9 genome:
- a CDS encoding amidophosphoribosyltransferase — protein MKLGEECGVFGGIAFEDNIAPIIRKGLFMLQHRGQESAGLCCGDQTLSLHKDKGMVMEVLKNKVVKNISGKSGIGHVRYSTQGGSDSAHAQPYMVKYLDENVAIAHNGNVKAAIDMRKKLEQEGEVFLTSSDTEMILKKVISALRKAPSQWTYEEVGKVLSDYFTGGAWSILFGFPGRVIGLRDPLGFRPLFFCEAEGGYFLSSEDSAFQLLEPKNIIEIQPGEGVEITPNGYRIQRFAEEMPSKKCVFEHIYFARPDSNVFGRNVYQTRVEFGKRCAIENNVEADMVIPVMDSGFAAAIGYSLESGIPLHMGLVRNHWVGRTFIQPQQKERRKGVQRKLMPIASVVSGKRLILIDDSIVRGTTSKEIVRMLKKAGAKEVHFRIASPMIINTCFWGVDIPTKEELIANSYESVEEIRNYLEADSLAYLSFDGLKQIFGIDGWCYHCFENSDKIRCDENVKLQTIGS, from the coding sequence ATGAAACTTGGAGAGGAATGTGGCGTTTTCGGTGGCATAGCTTTTGAGGATAATATAGCTCCAATTATACGTAAGGGCTTGTTTATGCTGCAACACCGTGGGCAGGAAAGTGCTGGTTTGTGCTGCGGGGATCAGACTTTATCTTTGCATAAAGATAAAGGAATGGTTATGGAAGTCCTTAAAAACAAAGTAGTAAAAAATATTTCAGGTAAGTCTGGAATTGGGCATGTGAGATATTCAACTCAGGGTGGATCAGATAGTGCCCATGCTCAGCCTTATATGGTTAAATATCTTGATGAAAATGTTGCTATTGCTCATAATGGCAATGTTAAAGCTGCTATAGATATGCGTAAAAAGTTGGAGCAAGAAGGAGAAGTATTTCTTACTTCTTCTGATACAGAAATGATTCTCAAAAAAGTCATAAGCGCGCTCCGCAAAGCTCCTTCTCAATGGACTTATGAAGAAGTAGGAAAAGTTCTTAGCGACTATTTCACCGGAGGAGCCTGGTCTATACTCTTTGGTTTTCCTGGTAGAGTTATAGGACTTAGAGATCCTCTTGGGTTCAGGCCTTTATTTTTCTGTGAAGCTGAAGGAGGATATTTCCTTAGTTCAGAAGATAGTGCTTTTCAATTATTAGAACCAAAAAATATAATCGAAATTCAGCCTGGAGAGGGAGTTGAAATAACCCCAAACGGATATAGAATTCAGCGTTTTGCCGAGGAGATGCCATCAAAGAAATGTGTATTTGAGCATATATATTTTGCAAGGCCTGATTCTAATGTCTTTGGCAGGAATGTATATCAAACACGGGTTGAATTTGGGAAAAGATGTGCAATTGAGAATAATGTTGAGGCTGATATGGTAATTCCTGTTATGGATTCAGGATTTGCTGCAGCCATCGGTTATTCTCTTGAATCCGGTATTCCTCTTCATATGGGGCTTGTTAGAAATCACTGGGTAGGAAGAACTTTCATTCAGCCTCAGCAAAAAGAAAGAAGAAAAGGCGTACAGAGAAAATTAATGCCTATAGCTTCAGTTGTTTCAGGAAAAAGACTAATTCTTATTGATGATTCTATTGTGAGAGGAACAACATCCAAAGAAATCGTCAGAATGTTAAAGAAGGCTGGTGCTAAGGAAGTACATTTTAGAATTGCATCACCTATGATTATAAATACTTGTTTCTGGGGTGTTGATATACCTACTAAAGAAGAGCTAATTGCAAATTCTTATGAAAGTGTAGAAGAAATTCGTAATTATCTTGAAGCTGATAGCCTCGCCTATCTGTCTTTTGATGGATTGAAACAAATATTTGGAATTGATGGCTGGTGTTATCACTGTTTTGAAAATTCAGATAAAATAAGGTGCGATGAAAATGTTAAATTACAAACAATCGGGAGTTGA
- a CDS encoding lipid-A-disaccharide synthase, producing the protein MKKIFIVTGEHSGDLHASYVVRELRDIMPDIRIEAVGGTNLEAEGIKLFSDHSKMSVVGLDAIKSIFSHVKLGKRILDYLKNDYKPDLVLLIDYGGFNLRLAKALKQNGINVYYYISPQVWASRKGRLNVIKKYISKMMVILPFEEKVHKAAGVNVEYVGHPLLSQLNKDFDKNNFVKANNLDPYKKIVGIFPGSRKMEINYLLPIFLKAASKIQSFSQKVQFCIGQAPSIDDELINKHLKKFNKNNDIDIKIVKNQNHPLLASSDVAMLASGTITFEAAIYKTPMVVSYKGPLLAYLGYLLLRYIKFASLPNIIAGKKVVEEFLQYKAKPDDIAFEVMSLLHNQDKREEMLQELESVQLQFGDKIASREVARIIGEYLNREIKQIL; encoded by the coding sequence ATGAAAAAGATTTTTATAGTAACTGGAGAACATTCCGGAGATTTACACGCTTCTTATGTGGTGAGAGAGTTAAGAGATATTATGCCTGATATTAGAATAGAAGCTGTTGGCGGTACAAATCTCGAAGCTGAAGGAATAAAGCTATTTAGTGACCACAGTAAGATGAGTGTTGTTGGTCTTGATGCCATTAAATCTATATTTAGCCATGTGAAATTGGGTAAAAGAATTTTAGATTACCTCAAAAACGACTATAAACCTGATTTAGTGTTATTAATTGATTATGGTGGCTTTAATTTAAGACTTGCAAAAGCTTTAAAACAAAATGGAATTAATGTATATTACTATATTTCCCCTCAAGTATGGGCATCAAGAAAAGGTAGATTAAATGTAATCAAAAAATATATTTCTAAAATGATGGTTATTTTGCCATTTGAGGAAAAAGTTCATAAAGCTGCCGGTGTAAATGTTGAATATGTTGGACATCCTTTATTATCTCAGCTGAATAAGGATTTTGATAAAAATAATTTTGTAAAAGCTAATAATCTTGACCCATACAAAAAAATTGTTGGAATATTTCCAGGTAGCAGAAAAATGGAAATCAATTATTTACTGCCAATTTTTTTGAAAGCTGCTTCTAAAATTCAGTCGTTTTCACAGAAAGTTCAATTTTGTATAGGACAAGCTCCAAGTATAGATGATGAACTGATAAATAAGCATTTAAAAAAGTTTAATAAAAATAATGATATTGATATAAAAATTGTAAAGAATCAGAATCATCCTTTGTTAGCAAGCTCTGATGTGGCAATGTTAGCTTCAGGAACCATTACTTTTGAGGCTGCTATTTATAAAACACCTATGGTTGTTAGTTATAAAGGACCGCTTTTAGCTTATCTGGGCTATCTGCTTTTGAGGTATATAAAATTTGCCTCATTACCTAATATAATTGCAGGTAAAAAGGTTGTTGAAGAGTTTCTGCAATATAAAGCAAAGCCTGATGATATTGCTTTTGAAGTTATGAGTCTTCTTCATAATCAGGATAAAAGAGAAGAAATGCTTCAGGAGCTTGAATCAGTACAGTTACAATTTGGAGATAAAATTGCTTCAAGAGAAGTAGCAAGGATCATAGGTGAGTACTTAAACAGAGAAATAAAACAGATATTATGA
- a CDS encoding phosphoribosylformylglycinamidine synthase, purS protein: MKYLAEVLITLKEGVRDPQGAAIDTVLRRVGIEENAGVQAGKSFTFSVTADNEELAREKVNKICEDILLNPILESYKIGRFEQL; this comes from the coding sequence ATGAAATATTTGGCCGAGGTATTGATTACATTAAAAGAAGGCGTTCGTGACCCCCAAGGCGCCGCTATTGACACGGTTTTAAGAAGAGTTGGGATAGAAGAAAATGCAGGTGTTCAGGCAGGAAAGTCTTTTACTTTTTCTGTAACGGCTGATAATGAAGAATTAGCAAGAGAGAAGGTAAACAAAATTTGTGAAGATATACTTTTAAATCCAATATTAGAATCTTACAAAATAGGGAGGTTTGAGCAACTGTGA
- a CDS encoding phosphoribosylaminoimidazolesuccinocarboxamide synthase, translating into MVMLYEGKAKQVYNTESPDEVVIYFKDDATAFNGIKKDNIPGKGRVNLAFTRFFFNLLHEHGIKTHIVSFLDDLSLRAKKVEIFPVEVVVRNYAAGSICKRLGFEKGFKFEPALCEFFLKDDSLGDPLLCKVHIKYMNSVSEDEIGIVEQLALKVNSILSEYLDTKGITLADFKVEFGKTADGEILLADEISPDTCRFWKKGTMESLDKDVYREEKGSLIESYCQLAEILGVEL; encoded by the coding sequence ATGGTAATGTTGTATGAGGGGAAAGCAAAGCAGGTGTATAACACCGAATCTCCTGATGAGGTAGTAATTTACTTTAAAGATGATGCAACTGCGTTTAATGGAATTAAAAAAGATAATATACCTGGTAAAGGTCGTGTGAATTTAGCTTTTACACGATTCTTTTTTAATTTACTGCATGAGCACGGTATTAAGACCCATATAGTTTCTTTTTTAGACGATTTGTCTTTAAGGGCTAAAAAAGTTGAGATTTTTCCTGTAGAAGTTGTGGTAAGAAATTATGCTGCCGGTTCTATTTGTAAACGTTTAGGGTTTGAAAAAGGCTTTAAATTTGAGCCTGCTCTTTGTGAATTTTTCTTGAAGGATGATTCATTAGGTGACCCTCTTTTATGCAAGGTTCACATAAAATATATGAACTCTGTCTCAGAAGATGAAATAGGAATTGTGGAGCAGCTTGCTTTAAAAGTGAATTCTATTTTATCAGAGTATTTAGATACTAAAGGAATTACACTTGCTGATTTTAAAGTTGAATTTGGTAAAACTGCGGATGGTGAAATTTTATTAGCTGATGAAATATCTCCTGATACTTGCAGGTTTTGGAAAAAAGGAACGATGGAATCATTGGATAAAGATGTGTACAGGGAAGAGAAAGGCAGTTTGATTGAATCTTATTGCCAATTGGCAGAAATTTTAGGAGTGGAACTATGA
- a CDS encoding phosphoribosylformylglycinamidine synthase II has translation MQLMELYKALNISDNEYNEIVNRLGRVPNELEVYLFSAMWSEHCGYKHSRKYLSRLPKDGSICSEENAGGIPIGNQVVIFKVESHNHPSAIEPFQGAATGIGGIIRDVLAVGARPIALLDSLKFGKLNDHSTKHLFDGVIRGIAHYGNCIGVPTVAGEVGFDECYTTSPLVNVMAVGIVEKSKIKTSAAIPGNFIILTGSHTGRDGIHGASFASKELSEESKEDRPSVQVGDPFMGKILIESTLEILEVPEVVACQDCGAAGLLSSTSEMAYKGECGIDIHLDAVHLRESVMQPWEIMLSESQERMVFIVEQAGLDKVLAITKKYDIPAAVIGKTTDTGMYRLFWNEKEVACIPPEILAEGPMYTLDETEPDYIQEYQCKKLNQKSSIPDAIIRVITDPNFAPKKWVYRQYDHTVGNRTSIKPGEAGSAGIWLNEEGGVIGLTIDSNGRQVFLDPYNGAKNTVWEAYRNLISSGFTPLGVTDCMNYGNPEKSEVAYQFVKSIDGISDACRESGIPVVSGNVSFYNECPDYRVYPTPTIGMVGYADTPSKLIRNSFINGETVVLIGKQINDSSDIGGSLYQRAQYDFLGGKVDSIDPELEKNLQEVIFNLRDQKLLGGCTDISELGIFGALFEGLKLGNTGFIGQLIDCNDPEKALFGEITGRYLISTSKIDEVRKILAESVIPYRELGICSGNKLEFDGYTFDNKELFKLYEEAIELEMNE, from the coding sequence ATGCAATTAATGGAATTATATAAGGCTTTAAACATCTCTGACAATGAATATAACGAGATAGTAAATCGTCTTGGGAGAGTTCCTAATGAGCTTGAAGTTTATCTTTTTTCAGCAATGTGGTCAGAGCATTGTGGTTATAAGCATTCAAGAAAATATTTATCAAGGTTGCCAAAAGACGGTTCAATTTGTTCCGAAGAGAATGCCGGTGGTATTCCTATAGGAAATCAGGTGGTGATTTTTAAAGTGGAATCACATAATCATCCATCAGCTATTGAACCATTTCAAGGAGCAGCAACTGGAATAGGTGGAATTATTAGAGATGTACTTGCTGTAGGTGCAAGGCCTATAGCTTTACTTGATTCTTTGAAATTTGGTAAGTTGAATGATCATTCCACAAAACATCTTTTTGATGGTGTTATACGTGGTATTGCCCATTATGGAAACTGTATAGGAGTTCCAACAGTGGCAGGGGAAGTTGGCTTCGATGAATGTTATACGACTTCTCCACTTGTAAATGTTATGGCTGTTGGTATTGTTGAAAAGAGTAAAATTAAGACATCCGCAGCAATACCGGGTAATTTCATTATTCTTACAGGCTCACATACTGGAAGAGATGGTATTCATGGAGCTTCATTTGCATCTAAAGAACTATCTGAGGAATCAAAAGAAGATAGACCTTCTGTTCAAGTGGGTGATCCTTTTATGGGAAAAATATTAATTGAATCCACGCTTGAAATATTGGAAGTTCCTGAAGTAGTGGCATGCCAGGACTGTGGAGCAGCAGGATTGTTGTCTTCTACTTCTGAAATGGCATATAAAGGTGAGTGTGGGATTGATATTCACTTGGATGCAGTGCATCTTAGAGAAAGCGTAATGCAGCCCTGGGAAATTATGCTCTCTGAGTCTCAGGAAAGAATGGTATTTATCGTTGAGCAGGCGGGTTTAGATAAAGTTTTAGCAATTACAAAAAAATATGATATCCCTGCTGCTGTAATAGGCAAAACAACTGATACAGGAATGTATAGGTTGTTCTGGAATGAAAAAGAGGTGGCTTGTATACCTCCAGAAATACTTGCAGAAGGGCCTATGTATACGCTTGATGAAACTGAACCTGATTATATTCAGGAATATCAGTGTAAAAAATTAAATCAAAAAAGCTCTATTCCGGATGCTATTATACGTGTTATTACTGACCCTAACTTTGCGCCTAAAAAATGGGTATACAGGCAATATGACCATACGGTTGGCAATAGAACCTCAATCAAGCCGGGAGAAGCTGGTTCAGCCGGCATATGGTTAAATGAAGAAGGTGGAGTTATAGGTTTGACCATTGATTCTAACGGTAGACAGGTATTTTTAGATCCTTATAATGGAGCAAAAAATACTGTTTGGGAAGCTTATAGAAACCTTATTTCAAGTGGTTTTACTCCTCTTGGTGTTACTGATTGTATGAATTATGGTAATCCTGAAAAGAGTGAAGTTGCTTATCAGTTTGTAAAATCAATTGACGGCATATCTGATGCTTGTAGAGAATCAGGTATTCCGGTAGTGTCAGGAAATGTCTCATTCTATAATGAATGTCCTGATTATAGAGTCTATCCTACACCAACTATTGGCATGGTGGGTTATGCTGATACCCCTTCAAAGCTTATAAGAAACTCATTTATAAATGGTGAAACAGTAGTACTTATTGGAAAACAGATAAACGATTCTTCTGATATAGGTGGTTCTTTATATCAAAGAGCTCAATATGATTTTCTTGGAGGTAAAGTAGATTCTATTGATCCTGAACTTGAAAAGAACCTTCAGGAAGTTATATTTAACCTTAGAGATCAGAAGCTTCTTGGTGGATGTACAGATATTTCTGAATTGGGAATATTTGGTGCGCTTTTTGAGGGATTGAAATTAGGTAATACTGGATTTATCGGTCAACTTATAGATTGTAATGATCCTGAAAAAGCTCTATTTGGGGAAATTACAGGAAGGTACCTTATTTCAACAAGTAAAATTGATGAAGTAAGAAAAATTCTTGCTGAATCTGTAATTCCTTACAGAGAGCTTGGTATTTGCTCAGGAAATAAACTTGAATTTGATGGTTATACATTTGACAACAAAGAACTCTTTAAATTATATGAAGAAGCTATAGAACTGGAGATGAATGAATGA
- a CDS encoding phosphoribosylglycinamide formyltransferase, with protein sequence MKKIAVFGSGNGSNFEAIAEYFQDRNDIKFVCISDKKDAFILERAKRLGIENYYVPFTNTLDFLKKNDFYLAVLAGYMRILPKEIVEYIKIINIHPSLLPDFKGMDAIKQAYEAGVEVTGVTVHYIDEGVDTGPVIAQVPVSIQVGMSLEQLEESVHKAEHQLYPQVIDHLLFNKIF encoded by the coding sequence ATGAAAAAAATTGCCGTGTTCGGCTCGGGTAATGGCTCGAATTTTGAAGCTATAGCTGAATATTTTCAGGATAGAAATGATATTAAGTTTGTTTGTATATCGGACAAGAAGGATGCTTTTATTCTTGAAAGAGCAAAAAGGCTTGGTATAGAAAATTATTATGTGCCATTTACGAATACGCTTGATTTTCTAAAGAAAAATGACTTTTATTTGGCTGTATTAGCCGGTTATATGAGGATTCTTCCTAAAGAAATTGTTGAATATATAAAAATTATTAATATTCATCCTTCATTGCTTCCTGATTTTAAAGGAATGGATGCAATAAAACAGGCTTACGAAGCCGGAGTTGAAGTTACGGGTGTGACGGTGCATTATATAGATGAAGGTGTTGATACAGGTCCTGTTATCGCCCAGGTGCCAGTATCTATTCAGGTTGGTATGAGCTTAGAACAATTAGAAGAAAGCGTTCATAAAGCAGAACATCAATTATATCCTCAGGTTATTGATCATTTACTTTTCAATAAAATCTTTTAG
- a CDS encoding phosphoribosylformylglycinamidine synthase I, whose protein sequence is MKAGIIVFPGTNCDRDTKRACEFFGWKADYIWHDETSLDDYDVIFVPGGFSYGDYVRAGGLAKFSPAVLALKDYVKKKRGFVIGICNGFQILCEAGLLPGALSVNWNTRFICDIVGLQVDNSKFPQTINLPIAHGEGRYVATAVEDLDDFAFLKYADNPNGSMHNIAGLYDKKNRIIGMMPHPERAVFEETGGTDGRYFFKMIEEELICN, encoded by the coding sequence GTGAAAGCTGGAATTATTGTGTTCCCTGGAACAAATTGTGATAGGGATACTAAAAGAGCTTGTGAATTTTTCGGTTGGAAAGCTGACTATATTTGGCATGATGAAACCTCGCTTGACGATTATGATGTAATTTTTGTTCCTGGTGGGTTTTCATATGGTGATTATGTTAGAGCTGGAGGACTTGCTAAATTTAGTCCTGCTGTTTTAGCACTTAAAGATTATGTAAAGAAAAAAAGAGGATTTGTAATTGGTATTTGTAACGGGTTTCAGATATTATGTGAGGCAGGATTGTTGCCCGGGGCATTATCTGTAAACTGGAACACCAGATTTATTTGTGATATTGTTGGATTACAAGTGGATAATTCTAAATTTCCACAAACAATTAATTTGCCAATTGCCCATGGAGAAGGTAGATATGTAGCTACAGCAGTAGAGGATTTGGATGATTTTGCATTTTTGAAGTATGCTGATAATCCTAATGGTTCAATGCACAATATAGCTGGTCTATATGATAAGAAAAATAGAATTATTGGTATGATGCCTCATCCAGAGAGAGCGGTATTCGAAGAAACCGGTGGTACTGACGGCAGATATTTTTTCAAAATGATTGAGGAAGAATTAATATGCAATTAA
- a CDS encoding phosphoribosylformylglycinamidine cyclo-ligase, with protein MKMLNYKQSGVDIDKADALTEIIRKTVASDNIGMFAGLYEHPFIPEYYLVACTDGVGTKVIPLIERGLIDTIAVDLVAMNLNDMICTGAMPMFFLDYFATSALDVDITAKFITALKNVLSKYNCMLLGGETAELNDLITKGHFDVGGFAVGIVKKDKVLSKDTLVEGDIVIGLRSSGPHSNGYTLVRKLHEKGFLTDEDMNDALQPTNIYVNEIIELCNKQTLKACAHITGGGLADNLARAIPDGLCADIYKKNIPSMPIFKKIASAVAEEESYKTFNMGVGMCLIASSENLDEIMKVCVKFEPFILGRLEKDEKNCRVRLG; from the coding sequence ATGAAAATGTTAAATTACAAACAATCGGGAGTTGATATAGATAAAGCGGATGCTTTGACAGAAATAATCAGAAAAACCGTAGCTAGTGATAATATTGGCATGTTTGCGGGTCTTTATGAGCATCCTTTTATTCCTGAATATTATTTAGTGGCTTGTACTGATGGAGTTGGTACAAAGGTTATCCCTCTTATTGAAAGAGGTCTTATTGATACTATTGCTGTCGATTTAGTTGCTATGAATCTTAATGATATGATTTGTACCGGTGCAATGCCAATGTTTTTCCTTGATTATTTTGCAACAAGCGCTCTTGATGTAGATATTACTGCAAAGTTTATAACAGCATTAAAAAATGTTTTAAGTAAATATAACTGTATGTTGCTTGGCGGAGAAACAGCAGAATTAAATGATTTAATCACAAAAGGTCATTTTGATGTTGGTGGTTTTGCAGTTGGGATAGTTAAAAAAGACAAAGTGCTTTCAAAAGATACCCTTGTAGAAGGTGATATCGTTATTGGATTAAGATCAAGCGGTCCTCACTCAAACGGTTATACTCTTGTAAGAAAACTCCATGAAAAAGGATTTCTTACAGATGAAGATATGAATGACGCATTGCAGCCAACAAATATATATGTGAATGAGATTATAGAGCTTTGTAATAAACAAACTTTAAAGGCTTGTGCTCATATAACGGGTGGTGGGCTTGCAGATAATCTTGCAAGAGCTATTCCTGATGGTTTATGCGCAGATATATATAAGAAAAACATTCCTTCTATGCCGATTTTCAAGAAAATAGCTTCTGCTGTTGCAGAAGAAGAGAGTTATAAGACATTTAATATGGGTGTGGGAATGTGTCTTATTGCTTCATCAGAAAATTTGGATGAGATTATGAAAGTATGTGTTAAGTTTGAGCCTTTTATTCTAGGGAGACTTGAAAAAGATGAAAAAAATTGCCGTGTTCGGCTCGGGTAA
- a CDS encoding glycosyl transferase yields MRAEKISIIIPIYNEIGTLKEILDQIEKAEFCSLEKEIVMVDDASKDGTRELLKELENLNKYKIYYHAQNMGKGAAIRTALSYTTGDVIVIQDADLEYDPSDYNDLVKLIIEDKADVVYGSRLTGSKPARSFKFLHLIGNKFLTLLTNLLYDTTLTDMETCYKAFRSDVIKNITIKSNRFDFEPEITAKVLKRKYHLYEAPISYYGRDYHEGKKITWKDGFGAIRALVKYRFLD; encoded by the coding sequence GTGAGAGCTGAAAAGATAAGCATAATAATTCCTATATATAATGAAATAGGGACATTAAAAGAAATTCTTGATCAAATAGAAAAAGCTGAATTTTGCTCACTTGAAAAAGAAATAGTAATGGTAGATGATGCCTCTAAAGATGGCACACGAGAGTTATTAAAAGAACTTGAAAATCTAAATAAATATAAAATATACTATCATGCCCAAAATATGGGCAAAGGTGCAGCAATAAGAACAGCTCTCAGCTATACTACAGGCGATGTTATAGTTATACAAGATGCTGACCTTGAATATGATCCTAGTGATTATAATGATCTGGTAAAACTTATAATTGAAGATAAAGCCGATGTGGTTTATGGTTCGAGACTGACAGGCAGCAAACCTGCAAGATCATTTAAATTTTTGCATTTAATAGGAAATAAATTTCTTACTTTATTAACCAATCTGCTTTATGATACTACATTAACAGATATGGAAACCTGTTATAAAGCTTTCAGGTCTGATGTAATAAAAAATATAACAATAAAATCAAACAGATTTGATTTTGAACCTGAAATAACAGCAAAAGTATTAAAAAGAAAATATCATCTTTACGAAGCACCAATTTCTTACTATGGAAGAGACTACCACGAAGGTAAAAAAATCACCTGGAAAGATGGTTTCGGCGCCATAAGGGCTCTGGTTAAATATAGGTTTCTTGATTAA
- a CDS encoding 5-(carboxyamino)imidazole ribonucleotide mutase: MKQLVVIAGSESDREFVEPALALAKDLNIDVEFQIYSAHRNLEELLKYLDKVEENGQTKVIIAVAGLAAALPGIVAARVKMPVIGVPNDVGPLHGVDALLSMVQMPKGVPVACMAVGKHGMLNAVHFAARILSLL; this comes from the coding sequence ATGAAACAATTAGTTGTAATAGCTGGTTCAGAAAGTGATCGTGAGTTCGTAGAACCAGCATTAGCCTTGGCTAAAGACTTAAATATAGATGTCGAATTTCAAATTTATTCTGCTCATAGAAACCTCGAAGAACTTCTTAAATATCTGGATAAAGTTGAGGAAAATGGTCAAACTAAAGTAATAATTGCGGTAGCTGGTCTTGCAGCTGCTTTACCTGGTATCGTTGCAGCCAGAGTTAAGATGCCGGTAATTGGTGTTCCAAATGATGTGGGCCCTCTTCACGGTGTTGATGCCTTACTTTCCATGGTGCAAATGCCAAAAGGTGTTCCTGTCGCTTGTATGGCTGTTGGTAAACATGGCATGCTTAATGCTGTCCACTTTGCCGCAAGAATTTTAAGTCTACTTTAG